In one window of Episyrphus balteatus chromosome 3, idEpiBalt1.1, whole genome shotgun sequence DNA:
- the LOC129913724 gene encoding uncharacterized protein LOC129913724 — MSTQVRVVVVIVKYLVIHFLLFLLLLLISSVPGNVIAVDFARILNRILDYWQPNDIYVILNSTITQTGENVIGAMVYPRYVSARGDFSSFIHNHNHQHQLKNPIRWAVFPDNFVLVMFTDDSCQNVIPILRHQLSQEIIVKRSKIIVVAMHFISLDGNVDDGTTSCLEGMFRELWKKMGLLNVFVFDGTFIYGFNPFTKEFLIRHRGEDYKRLIAVDRAANFYGAELRVPQMDVYPGLQSIIWGKVSKKIGTFFFVEEPFAKFFNATLVTYTQKDHDFGFEFTINSTDSIVLPGIGKDLVQGLGDLTLIPRSYDSSNFFDFLSPVNFKECTLIIPKSERVPQYSIVVMVACSWVRLLSLVILALIVAFTGLVKKVLGLKLKMSCFIFELFSTYIGQSMRINIESLSMRLIIAFWLLTCILVGTLFNAEIVMGFLTPMYIRDYDNPFDAIQRSHFNIYTFDDFVYFLKGNSKKLFPSDEMFQLLLKKLKGVSRDEFFQRVLHPNKKDMFMVISMADNLLEKTKYLTEQTYSYHKTKPFFISLTANIVPRGSIIYNHYNDFNYRIFEAGLLQHWKNLELVYERKFGGSGGGDDVKATPAPQEDSLTIEDLYSAFLVLVLGYALALVAFAMERCFHCCCYC; from the exons ATGAGTACCCAGGTCCGTGTTGTCGTCGTCATTGTGAAATACTTGGTTATtcattttttgctatttttgttgttgttgttgatatcATCTGTACCGGGTAATGTTATTGCCGTTGACTTTGCACGAATCCTTAATCGAATTCTCGACTACTGGCAGCCGAATGACATTTATGTCATCTTAAATTCCACCATCACACAAACAGGTGAGAATGTCATCGGTGCAATGGTTTATCCCCGTTACGTGAGTGCACGAGGTGACTTCTCGAGTTTCATTCACAATCACAATCATCAGCATCAGTTAAAGAATCCAATACGTTGGGCGGTATTTCCGGATAACTTTGTGCTCGTCATGTTTACCGATGACAGCTGTCAGAATGTGATTCCAATTTTACGGCATCAACTGTCACAGGAGATTATTGTCAAACGTTCGAAAATTATTGTCGTTgcaatgcattttatttctctCGATGGAAATGTGGATGATGGTACTACTTCCTGTTTGGAAGGAATGTTTCGGGAATTATGGAAGAAGATGGGATTGTTGAATGTGTTCGTTTTCGATGGGACATTTATTTATGGTTTCAATCCGTTTACCAAGGAATTTCTTATAAGACATCGAGGTGAGGATTACAAACGTCTTATTGCTGTTGACAGAGCTGCGAATTTTTACGGTGCTGAGTTGAGAGTACCTCAGATGGACGTTTATCCGGGATTACAAAGCATCATATGGGGGAAGGTTTCGAAGAAAATTGGAACGTTTTTCTTTGTTGAGGAGCCGTTTGCTAAATTCTTTAATGCAACTTTGGTGACCTACACTCAGAAAGACCATGACTTTGGTTTTGAGTTTACTATTAATTCGACGGATTCAATTGTCCTTCCAGGAATAGGCAAAGACCTTGTTCAGGGTCTTGGAGATCTCACATTGATTCCACGAAGCTATGATAGTTCGAATTTCTTCGACTTCCTGTCGCCCGTCAACTTCAAAGAGTGCACTCTAATCATACCAAAGTCGGAACGGGTTCCTCAGTATTCAATTGTCGTGATGGTAGCTTGCAGTTGGGTCAGGCTTTTAAGCCTAGTGATTCTAGCCTTGATTGTTGCATTTACTGGACTCGTGAAGAAGGTCCTtggattgaaattaaaaatgtccTGTTTCATTTTTGAACTTTTCTCAACTTATATTGGACAATCTATGAGAATTAACATAGAGAGCTTGTCAATGAGGCTTATTATAGCCTTTTGGCTGCTAACTTGTATCCTTGTGGGGACACTTTTCAATGCTGAAATAGTCATGGGGTTCCTGACGCCAATGTATATCAGAGATTATGATAATCCTTTTGATGCGATTCAAAGGAGTCATTTCAATATTTATACCTTCGATGATTTTGTCTACTTTTTAAAggg aaactCAAAGAAACTTTTCCCCTCGGATGAAATGTTTCAACTGTTGCTGAAAAAACTGAAAGGCGTGTCAAGAGATGAGTTTTTCCAAAGAGTACTTCATCCTAATAAAAAGGATATGTTTATGGTGATCTCTATGGCAGATAATTTGCTGGAAAAGACAAAATATTTGACAGAGCAGACATATTCCTATCATAAGACAAAGCCGTTTT TTATCAGCCTTACAGCAAACATTGTACCCCGAGGCTCTATCATTTACAATCACTACAATGACTTCAACTATCGCATTTTCGAGGCTGGCCTGCTGCAGCATTGGAAGAATCTTGAGTTGGTGTATGAAAGAAAGTTTGGCGGTAGCGGTGGTGGTGACGATGTTAAGGCAACACCAGCACCACAGGAAGACTCCTTAACGATTGAGGATTTGTATTCAGCATTTTTGGTGCTTGTCCTTGGATATGCGTTGGCACTTGTCGCATTTGCAATGGAACGATGTTTTCACTGCTGCTGCtattgctga